CAAGGAATTGGAAAAGAATCTAAAAGTATGTCCTACTTGTGGTCATCATTTGCGCTTGAACGCCGTAGAGCGTATTGCTATGACGTTAGACCCAGAGGGCTTTATTGAGTTTGATAGTGAAATGTATTCTATAGATCCGCTGAAATTCCCGGGTTATGCCTCTAAACTGGAGCAACAGCAACTAAAATCGGGACAAACTGATGCCGTGATTACGGGGCAGGGATCTATTGGCGGACATCCAGTGATCGTAGCTGTGATGAATTTCGAATTTTTCTCCGGCAGTATGGGATCTGTAGTTGGTGAGAAGATTACCCGGGCGATTGAAGAAGCCACGGAGAAGCAGCTTCCACTCCTTATTTTCTCTACTTCTGGCGGAGCGAGAATGCAGGAGAGTATTCTAAGTCTTATGCAAATGGCGAAGACCAGTGCAGCGCTTGCTCGTTTCAACGAAGTGGGCGGCCTTTATATTTCTATAATTACGGATCCGACAACTGGCGGAGTATCTGCGAGTTTTGCTAGTCTTGGCGATATTATTATTGCTGAGCCTGGGGCGGTATTCGGTTTCGCAGGACGTATAGTCATTGAACAGACAATTCGCCAAAAGCTTCCGGATGATTTCCAGACGGCTGAATTTAATCTGCAGCATGGCTTGATTGATATGGTTGTGCACCGTAAAGAAATGCGCGCCACACTGACCAAAATTTTGGAATTGCATGATGTGAAAGGGGGATTTTAGGTTGGCAGGAGAGTTGCCTTTTGAAATGCCTCTGGTTGAAATGCGCAAGAAAATTGCCGAGCTAAAGCAGTTTGGCGAAGAGAAAAGTATTGATTTTACGGATGAGGTAGCAAGACTGGAAGAACGGTACCGTGTGCTAGAGGAGGAAGTTTATTCTAATATCTCGCCTTCCCAAAAAATGCATCTAGCTAGACATCAAGGACGTCCGACTTCTCTTGATCTTATGGGGCAGATCTTCACAGATTTTATCGAGCTTCACGGGGATCGAATGTTTGGGGATGATCTTGCAATTGTAGGCGGTATCGCTAAACTTAACGGCGTCCCGGTTACGGTCATTGGCCAGCAGCGCGGTAAAGATACGAAGGAGAATATTTTACGCTTTTTCGGCAGTGCACACCCTGAGGGCTTCCGTAAGTCACTGCGTCTGATGCAGCAAGCGGACAAGTTCAATCGTCCCATTATAACCTTTGTAGATACTAAAGGTGCATATCCAGGCAATACAGCTGAGGAAAGAGGACAATCCGAAGCAATTGCCCGTAATTTACGCGAGATGTCTCAGTTTGGTGTTCCTGTAATCTGTGTGGTTATCGGTGAAGGCGGAAGTGGGGGCGCATTAGCACTGGCAGTTGGTAATAGAGTGCTTATGCTGGAACATGCCATTTATTCGGCGATATCTCCTAACGGTGCTGCATCAATTCTATGGAAGGATGCTTCGAAGGCTGATCAAGCGGCAGAAGCCATGAAGATAACGGCATCTGATCTGCTTGAAATGGAAGTCATCGAAGAGATTGTTCCTGAGCCAAAAGGCGGCGCACATCGTGATTACGAAGCTACGGCAGCTGCAATTAAGGATGCATTATGGCGTCACTTGCA
This genomic stretch from Paenibacillus sp. FSL H7-0737 harbors:
- the accD gene encoding acetyl-CoA carboxylase, carboxyltransferase subunit beta, with translation MFKDLFQKKRKYATIPSERLERSGVPAEGERPKREIPEGLMSKCNKCGTIQYSKELEKNLKVCPTCGHHLRLNAVERIAMTLDPEGFIEFDSEMYSIDPLKFPGYASKLEQQQLKSGQTDAVITGQGSIGGHPVIVAVMNFEFFSGSMGSVVGEKITRAIEEATEKQLPLLIFSTSGGARMQESILSLMQMAKTSAALARFNEVGGLYISIITDPTTGGVSASFASLGDIIIAEPGAVFGFAGRIVIEQTIRQKLPDDFQTAEFNLQHGLIDMVVHRKEMRATLTKILELHDVKGGF
- a CDS encoding acetyl-CoA carboxylase carboxyltransferase subunit alpha, with translation MAGELPFEMPLVEMRKKIAELKQFGEEKSIDFTDEVARLEERYRVLEEEVYSNISPSQKMHLARHQGRPTSLDLMGQIFTDFIELHGDRMFGDDLAIVGGIAKLNGVPVTVIGQQRGKDTKENILRFFGSAHPEGFRKSLRLMQQADKFNRPIITFVDTKGAYPGNTAEERGQSEAIARNLREMSQFGVPVICVVIGEGGSGGALALAVGNRVLMLEHAIYSAISPNGAASILWKDASKADQAAEAMKITASDLLEMEVIEEIVPEPKGGAHRDYEATAAAIKDALWRHLQELIPLDRAELKEDRYRKFRKIGEFAEVQQEQIFLEEEVESEV